One window from the genome of Myxococcota bacterium encodes:
- the hisA gene encoding 1-(5-phosphoribosyl)-5-[(5-phosphoribosylamino)methylideneamino]imidazole-4-carboxamide isomerase, with the protein MGRGEPMNARATEFEVIPAIDLLDGRAVRLAQGRYEDATVYDDRPALVAGRFVAAGATRIHVVDLDGAKAGRPVNGVAIRKVVSAAGRVPVQLGGGLRTLAAVESALELDVDRVILGTAALRDPDLVRDAARRFPGRIVVGIDAKDGRVAVEGWLEASDVAAVDLARAFEDAGVAAIVYTDIARDGMLGGPNLDATVALARAVAIPVVVSGGVATVDDLVAAARRAGDGIAGAIVGRALYTGAIDLEAALERVGAERARGAGEG; encoded by the coding sequence GTGGGTCGGGGCGAGCCGATGAACGCGCGCGCGACGGAGTTCGAGGTGATCCCGGCGATCGACCTGCTCGACGGGCGCGCCGTGCGCCTCGCGCAGGGGCGCTACGAGGACGCGACCGTCTACGACGACCGCCCGGCGCTCGTCGCCGGCCGCTTCGTGGCGGCGGGCGCGACGCGCATCCACGTCGTCGACCTCGACGGTGCGAAGGCGGGGCGGCCCGTGAACGGCGTCGCCATCCGCAAGGTCGTGTCGGCGGCGGGCCGCGTGCCCGTGCAGCTCGGCGGCGGCCTGCGCACGCTCGCCGCCGTCGAGAGCGCGCTCGAGCTCGACGTCGACCGCGTCATCCTCGGCACCGCCGCGCTGCGCGATCCGGACCTCGTGCGCGATGCCGCGCGCCGCTTCCCGGGCCGCATCGTCGTCGGCATCGACGCGAAGGACGGGCGCGTCGCGGTCGAGGGCTGGCTCGAGGCGAGCGACGTCGCGGCCGTCGACCTCGCGCGCGCGTTCGAGGACGCGGGCGTCGCGGCGATCGTCTACACCGACATCGCGCGCGACGGCATGCTCGGCGGGCCGAACCTCGACGCGACCGTCGCGCTCGCGCGCGCGGTCGCGATCCCGGTCGTCGTCTCGGGCGGCGTCGCCACGGTCGACGACCTCGTCGCGGCGGCGCGTCGCGCGGGCGACGGGATCGCGGGCGCGATCGTCGGCCGCGCGCTCTACACCGGTGCGATCGATCTCGAGGCCGCGCTCGAACGCGTCGGCGCCGAGCGCGCGCGCGGCGCGGGAGAGGGCTAG
- the hisH gene encoding imidazole glycerol phosphate synthase subunit HisH, producing the protein MSAPRAALLDYGAGNLRSVAKALERSGFAVDVTDDPAVVARADGVVLPGVGAFRDAAERLRASGLEDACKRAIDGGRPYLGLCFGLQLLFDEGTEHGVTKGFGVLRGRVERFPDEDVDGSRLVVPHIGWNEVRFERRAGHPMLERLPERDWFYFVHSYRPVPVDERIVVGRTDYGGTFASAVATERLFAAQFHPEKSQKAGKRVLDAFFAWVGASR; encoded by the coding sequence ATGAGCGCGCCGCGCGCCGCCCTCCTCGACTACGGCGCCGGCAACCTGCGCAGCGTCGCGAAGGCGCTCGAGCGCTCGGGCTTCGCCGTCGACGTCACCGACGACCCCGCGGTCGTCGCGCGCGCGGACGGCGTCGTGCTGCCCGGCGTCGGCGCGTTCCGCGACGCGGCGGAGCGGCTGCGCGCGAGCGGGCTCGAGGACGCGTGCAAGCGCGCGATCGACGGCGGCCGCCCGTACCTCGGGCTGTGCTTCGGGCTGCAGCTGCTGTTCGACGAAGGCACCGAGCACGGCGTGACGAAGGGCTTCGGCGTGCTGCGCGGCCGCGTCGAGCGCTTCCCCGACGAGGACGTCGACGGCAGCCGGCTCGTCGTCCCGCACATCGGCTGGAACGAGGTGCGCTTCGAGCGACGCGCGGGCCACCCGATGCTCGAGCGCCTCCCCGAGCGCGACTGGTTCTACTTCGTGCACTCGTACCGCCCCGTGCCGGTGGACGAGCGCATCGTCGTCGGACGCACGGACTACGGCGGCACCTTCGCGTCGGCGGTCGCGACCGAGCGGCTCTTCGCCGCGCAGTTCCATCCCGAGAAGAGCCAGAAGGCCGGCAAGCGGGTGCTCGACGCGTTCTTCGCGTGGGTCGGGGCGAGCCGATGA
- the hisD gene encoding histidinol dehydrogenase, which yields MRTLSPKDRDFAAQWAKLCNRRDTIGDDVEREVRRIIAAVRENGDAEVLAGIAKYDKAELAKLEVTRAEWDAGCEAVDPADRAAIGKMAMRVRDFHKKRIPSSWEMKEEGGALMGARVRALERVGIYVPGGKAVYPSSVVMNTIPASVVEVPEILMATPPQPDGRVLPEVLMAARVSGVHRIFKMGGAHAIAALAYGTETVPRVDKITGPGNIWVATAKRNVFGQVDIDSEAGPTEVVIVADASATPAWLAADLISQAEHDELAQAILITHVKSVAARVAELVEKQIQDLDRADIARASLSQRGAIVVTRSLDESMELANEYAAEHLVLATDSPDVVMKKVKNAGAVFLGHYTPVAVGDYLAGPNHVLPTGGTARFFSPLGVDDFLKRTSFVRFEPPKLRELGLDIMRLAEVEGLTGHGRSIDMRLQKIRRARREREAMREREAEAEL from the coding sequence CTGCGCACGCTGTCTCCGAAGGATCGCGACTTCGCCGCGCAGTGGGCGAAGCTGTGCAATCGCCGCGACACGATCGGCGACGACGTCGAGCGCGAGGTCCGTCGCATCATCGCCGCGGTGCGCGAGAACGGCGACGCCGAGGTGCTCGCGGGCATCGCGAAGTACGACAAGGCCGAGCTCGCGAAGCTCGAGGTGACGCGCGCCGAGTGGGACGCCGGCTGCGAGGCCGTCGACCCGGCCGACCGCGCCGCGATCGGCAAGATGGCCATGCGCGTGCGCGACTTCCACAAGAAGCGCATCCCGTCGAGCTGGGAGATGAAGGAGGAGGGCGGCGCGCTGATGGGCGCGCGCGTCCGCGCGCTCGAGCGCGTCGGCATCTACGTCCCGGGCGGCAAGGCCGTCTACCCGTCGAGCGTCGTGATGAACACGATCCCGGCGTCGGTGGTCGAGGTGCCGGAGATCCTCATGGCGACGCCGCCCCAGCCCGACGGGCGCGTGCTGCCCGAGGTGCTGATGGCGGCGCGCGTGTCCGGCGTGCACCGCATCTTCAAGATGGGCGGCGCGCACGCGATCGCGGCGCTCGCCTACGGGACGGAGACGGTTCCGCGCGTCGACAAGATCACGGGCCCGGGCAACATCTGGGTCGCCACCGCGAAGCGCAACGTGTTCGGCCAGGTCGACATCGACAGCGAGGCCGGCCCGACCGAGGTCGTGATCGTCGCCGACGCGAGCGCGACGCCCGCCTGGCTCGCCGCCGACCTGATCTCGCAGGCCGAGCACGACGAGCTCGCGCAGGCCATCCTGATCACGCACGTCAAGAGCGTGGCCGCGCGCGTGGCCGAGCTCGTCGAGAAGCAGATCCAGGACCTCGACCGCGCCGACATCGCGCGCGCGTCGCTGTCGCAGCGCGGCGCCATCGTCGTCACCCGGAGTCTCGACGAGTCGATGGAGCTCGCGAACGAGTACGCCGCCGAGCACCTCGTGCTCGCGACGGACTCGCCCGACGTCGTGATGAAGAAGGTGAAGAACGCGGGCGCCGTGTTCCTCGGCCACTACACGCCCGTGGCGGTCGGCGACTACCTCGCCGGCCCGAACCACGTGCTGCCGACCGGCGGGACGGCGCGCTTCTTCTCGCCGCTCGGCGTCGACGACTTCCTCAAGCGCACGAGCTTCGTGCGCTTCGAGCCCCCGAAGCTGCGCGAGCTCGGGCTCGATATCATGCGGCTCGCCGAGGTCGAGGGGCTCACCGGGCACGGGCGCTCGATCGACATGCGGCTGCAGAAGATCCGCCGCGCCCGGCGCGAGCGCGAAGCCATGAGAGAACGGGAGGCCGAAGCGGAGCTATGA
- the hisB gene encoding imidazoleglycerol-phosphate dehydratase HisB codes for MSQVPPPPSSPTAGRRRRATVARKTKETDIQVELDLDGSGQYEVATGIAFFDHMLESFAKHGLFDLRLRAEGDVEVDLHHTVEDVGIALGEAFREALGTAEGIRRFGSFVLPMAESKVEVAVDVSNRPYLVYLLPLENDRIGAFDASLTEDFLYAFSQSAGLDLHVEKRYGRSPHHVVEATFKGLARALRIAVEIDPRVEGLPTVKGAL; via the coding sequence ATGAGCCAGGTTCCCCCCCCGCCGAGCTCGCCCACCGCAGGGCGCCGCAGGCGCGCGACCGTCGCGCGCAAGACGAAGGAGACCGACATCCAGGTCGAGCTCGACCTCGACGGCTCCGGCCAGTACGAGGTCGCGACCGGGATCGCCTTCTTCGACCACATGCTCGAGAGCTTCGCGAAGCACGGCCTGTTCGACCTGCGCCTGCGCGCGGAGGGCGACGTCGAGGTCGACCTGCACCACACGGTCGAGGACGTCGGCATCGCGCTCGGCGAGGCGTTCCGCGAGGCGCTCGGCACGGCCGAGGGCATCCGGCGCTTCGGCTCGTTCGTGCTGCCGATGGCGGAGAGCAAGGTCGAGGTGGCGGTCGACGTCAGCAACCGCCCCTATCTGGTCTACCTGCTCCCGCTCGAGAACGACCGCATCGGCGCGTTCGACGCCTCGCTCACCGAGGACTTCCTCTACGCGTTCTCGCAGAGCGCGGGGCTCGACCTGCACGTCGAGAAGCGGTACGGGCGGAGCCCGCACCACGTCGTCGAGGCCACCTTCAAGGGGCTCGCGCGCGCGCTGCGGATCGCCGTCGAGATCGACCCGCGCGTCGAGGGGCTGCCCACCGTCAAGGGCGCCCTCTAG